Proteins encoded within one genomic window of Natator depressus isolate rNatDep1 chromosome 1, rNatDep2.hap1, whole genome shotgun sequence:
- the LOC141991924 gene encoding interferon-induced protein with tetratricopeptide repeats 2-like: protein MSTLRLKEKLQALQCHFTWNFEIRDQVDAVHLLQTLALRIAHTHYQNQTTLLAMQAYLCHLQGQYEDALQSLREAEKILQRDHLDNFPRQVLVIYGNFAWIYYHLAHYDLVELYLDKVRKICSSLKSRSPHAAQIPEIHAQKGWSLLAAGFRNGKEATECFKMALGEDEANGEFLAGLAIAAFASWDHSYNSTSWNEAREKLEDIIPEQPQNYEAKVYLAEILKESDRQQAEALLEDVVQNSLDPEVLRRAAKFFEREFVEKKISILERAISLNPNYHLLHYDLGICYKMQLWGAKSSRREEILAAAIEAFKKAVQKDPASVFSRLALAEMYGENTPHYQEEIYLNLVSAMPSLSKKCQQAVCLHWGNFLFYKKNSVQKAAEMYKAGFAIPDNYPERQQLKRKLEKVAEIFQQNSQTTEAEAIRDFIHETESHSLE, encoded by the exons ATGAG CACCCTGCGTctgaaggagaagctgcaggCCCTCCAGTGCCACTTCACCTGGAACTTTGAAATCAGAGACCAGGTAGATGCAGTTCATCTCCTCCAAACTCTGGCTCTCAGGATTGCCCACACTCACTACCAGAACCAGACCACGCTCCTTGCCATGCAGGCTTATCTCTGCCACCTGCAAGGGCAATATGAAGATGCTCTGCAAAGCCTTAGAGAAGCCGAAAAGATTCTGCAAAGAGATCACCTAGATAACTTCCCCCGGCAGGTCCTGGTCATTTACGGAAACTTCGCCTGGATCTATTATCACTTGGCCCACTATGATTTGGTTGAACTTTACCTGGACAAGGTTAGAAAGATCTGCAGCTCCCTGAAGAGCCGCTCTCCACATGCAGCTCAGATCCCTGAGATACATGCACAGAAAGGCTGGTCTCTCCTGGCAGCAGGCTTCCGCAATGGCAAAGAAGCCACAGAGTGTTTCAAAATGGCATTAGGAGAAGACGAAGCGAATGGGGAATTTCTTGCTGGGTTGGCAATCGCAGCCTTTGCATCATGGGATCACTCATACAATTCTACGTCTTGGAATGAAGCCAGAGAGAAGTTGGAAGACATTATCCCTGAACAGCCGCAAAACTATGAAGCTAAGGTGTATTTAGCCGAGATCCTTAAGGAATCGGATAGACAGCAAGCAGAAGCCCTCTTAGAAGATGTTGTTCAGAATAGCCTGGACCCTGAGGTCCTGAGACGTGCAGCCAAGTTCTTTGAACGGGAATtcgtagaaaaaaaaatttctattctAGAGCGAGCAATCTCTCTGAACCCCAATTACCATCTCCTTCACTATGACCTTGGCATCTGCTACAAGATGCAGTTGTGGGGGGCCAAAtccagcagaagagaagaaatattggCAGCAGCTATTGAGGCCTTCAAAAAGGCTGTGCAGAAAGATCCAGCCTCTGTGTTTTCAAGGCTGGCTTTAGCTGAAATGTATGGAGAAAACACACCTCACTACCAAGAAGAGATTTATCTCAATCTCGTGAGTGCAATGCCCAGCCTCAGCAAGAAGTGTCAGCAGGCAGTCTGCCTTCACTGGGGAAATTTCCTCTTCTACAAGAAGAACAGTGTGCAGAAAGCAGCTGAGATGTACAAAGCAGGTTTCGCCATTCCAGACAACTACCCGGAGAGGCAACAACTGAAAAGGAAGTTGGAAAAGGTGGCAGAAATATTCCAGCAGAACTCCCAGACCACTGAGGCTGAGGCCATACGTGACTTCATTCACGAGACTGAAAGTCATTCTCTTGAATAA